The Nitrososphaerota archaeon genome has a segment encoding these proteins:
- the queC gene encoding 7-cyano-7-deazaguanine synthase QueC — translation MGCSISGCIIFQKSRSQEEIQRIEQRLRQIMIMAEDRGRDSYGIVAFQNDGSCVEIKEIGKASESLIKKPRFINPKTYIVIANNRAEPTTEYVANKNVEDIQPFGNSVFISHNGMIANDFDLEKQFKLKRKTKIDSAILPPLLEGIWDDSLDGLQKILRDAIVGSFALAIVKKGEPNALYLACNYKPIFLEYDVALDVVYFTSLESYLQQDTLKVWDANPIRQLKPYSVAKITTSKAFDERSLFIDSRKMKALVVASAGLDSTTAAKVMMNKGYEVTLLHFKYRHRAEAREQESIRRIAGHLNCGFMFIDTTLFKDVIGHSRLTETWAEIQKERDGEAGAEFAHEWVPARNLIFLSIATGIAEAHGYDVIVPGTNLEESGAYPDNEMIFINKLNEVLPYATNLQRRVKIEMPVGNLMKHEIVKLGVQIGAPLHLTWSCYEGGEAHCGRCGPCYMRKKAFKINGLKDPVSYAESRIRRTA, via the coding sequence ATGGGCTGCAGCATAAGCGGCTGCATAATCTTCCAGAAGTCCAGGAGCCAAGAGGAAATCCAGAGAATAGAGCAGAGGCTAAGGCAGATCATGATCATGGCTGAAGACAGAGGTAGGGATTCGTATGGCATCGTCGCCTTCCAAAATGACGGCAGTTGTGTAGAAATCAAGGAAATTGGCAAAGCAAGCGAGTCTTTGATCAAGAAGCCCAGATTCATAAACCCCAAAACCTACATCGTAATTGCAAACAACAGGGCGGAGCCAACCACGGAGTATGTAGCGAATAAGAATGTGGAGGACATTCAGCCCTTTGGCAATTCAGTATTTATCAGCCATAACGGCATGATCGCAAATGACTTTGATCTTGAAAAGCAGTTCAAGCTAAAAAGAAAGACAAAGATAGACAGCGCTATACTACCTCCACTTCTTGAAGGCATTTGGGATGATTCCCTTGATGGCCTGCAGAAGATTCTCAGAGATGCTATTGTTGGAAGTTTTGCCCTAGCAATAGTCAAGAAAGGTGAACCAAATGCTTTGTATCTGGCTTGCAACTACAAGCCGATATTCCTCGAATATGATGTTGCATTAGATGTGGTGTATTTCACGTCTCTGGAATCTTATCTGCAGCAAGACACATTGAAGGTATGGGATGCAAATCCGATAAGGCAGCTGAAACCATATTCCGTTGCGAAGATAACAACATCCAAGGCATTTGACGAGAGATCGCTGTTTATTGATTCAAGGAAAATGAAGGCTCTGGTAGTGGCTAGTGCAGGGCTGGACAGCACTACTGCTGCAAAGGTGATGATGAACAAGGGATATGAAGTCACACTATTGCACTTCAAATACAGGCACAGGGCGGAAGCGAGGGAGCAGGAATCAATAAGGAGAATTGCAGGGCATCTAAATTGCGGGTTTATGTTTATAGATACGACACTGTTCAAAGATGTCATCGGCCATTCACGTCTTACGGAAACTTGGGCTGAAATCCAAAAGGAGAGGGATGGAGAAGCAGGTGCTGAATTCGCACATGAGTGGGTTCCCGCAAGAAACCTGATCTTCCTGTCAATAGCTACAGGGATAGCAGAAGCTCATGGTTACGACGTAATAGTACCAGGCACGAACCTTGAGGAGAGCGGGGCATATCCGGATAACGAGATGATCTTCATCAACAAACTGAACGAAGTGCTTCCCTATGCTACGAACCTGCAGAGAAGGGTAAAGATAGAGATGCCAGTAGGAAACCTGATGAAGCACGAGATTGTGAAACTTGGCGTGCAGATTGGAGCTCCTCTACATTTGACATGGAGCTGCTATGAAGGAGGAGAAGCCCATTGCGGAAGATGTGGCCCCTGCTATATGAGGAAAAAAGCATTCAAAATCAACGGCCTGAAAGACCCTGTCAGCTATGCAGAGTCCAGAATCAGGAGGACTGCTTAG
- a CDS encoding 7-carboxy-7-deazaguanine synthase QueE, producing MYGCNLTCTWCDTKYSWAEQENAKEGIDYTWMTSEQIFEKVSEFDAPLVTITGGEPLLQPLEPLVNDLVNSGYSILIETNGTIKPSKGLQKLVSVWSVSPKTSNAGFSIKYGKLEWLQNVNDYYLKFVVVNPRKDTREILNFLKERNIDVSKVILQPDGTREDYIDAVKELMDFAREELQFRVLPQLHRLAWGHKRAV from the coding sequence ATGTATGGCTGCAATCTTACCTGCACTTGGTGCGACACAAAATATTCTTGGGCAGAGCAGGAAAATGCAAAAGAAGGGATAGATTATACTTGGATGACTTCAGAGCAAATCTTTGAGAAGGTTTCAGAATTCGATGCTCCGTTAGTAACGATAACTGGAGGAGAGCCGCTTCTGCAGCCTCTTGAACCTCTTGTCAATGATCTGGTAAATTCAGGATACAGCATATTAATCGAAACTAACGGAACCATAAAGCCGTCAAAAGGACTGCAGAAACTTGTCAGTGTATGGTCAGTTTCGCCCAAAACCTCCAACGCTGGTTTCTCGATAAAATACGGCAAGCTAGAATGGCTGCAGAACGTAAATGACTATTATCTAAAGTTCGTAGTTGTAAATCCAAGAAAAGACACCAGAGAGATTCTAAACTTCCTAAAAGAGAGAAATATTGACGTTTCGAAAGTAATCCTTCAGCCAGATGGCACCCGAGAAGATTACATTGACGCTGTAAAAGAATTGATGGACTTCGCAAGGGAAGAATTGCAATTCAGGGTGCTTCCCCAACTACACAGACTGGCTTGGGGTCACAAGAGGGCCGTCTAA
- a CDS encoding ribose-phosphate diphosphokinase: MIIFGGSAGEALAVRVANLTGAKLGKIDQKRFPDGEKYFRVLDDVKGDDVVIIHPTGGRPDELIIEYLMLVDTLKDMAPKSISAVFPYFAYARQDARFNPGEPLSFHLITRLIEQIGTHKVYTIDLHLQRITDMGEIFKIPARNLTAVPYIAEYISKIYSPKNAAVIGPDMESEQWAKVAAAKINTDYAVLEKTRFSATDVKIRARGGEALNVQGRDAIIIDDIISTGNTIIEAAQVVKQAGANRIYVGCTHPVLSGNALSKMYAAGIEAVVGTDTFPGPVSFVSVAPVIAEALKKVT; this comes from the coding sequence ATGATAATTTTCGGAGGGTCAGCAGGAGAAGCGCTAGCGGTAAGAGTAGCAAACCTTACAGGTGCCAAATTAGGCAAGATAGATCAAAAGAGATTCCCTGACGGAGAGAAGTACTTTAGAGTGCTTGACGATGTCAAGGGCGATGACGTGGTAATCATTCATCCTACTGGAGGAAGACCGGATGAGTTGATAATCGAATACCTTATGCTCGTCGATACGCTAAAGGACATGGCTCCCAAATCAATCAGTGCAGTATTTCCGTATTTTGCGTATGCAAGACAAGATGCAAGGTTCAACCCTGGTGAACCTCTAAGCTTCCATCTAATAACAAGACTCATCGAGCAAATAGGAACTCACAAGGTATACACGATAGATTTGCACCTGCAAAGGATTACCGACATGGGCGAAATATTCAAAATACCAGCTCGCAATCTGACAGCGGTTCCATACATTGCAGAATATATTTCCAAGATATATTCTCCAAAAAATGCTGCTGTAATTGGTCCAGATATGGAGTCAGAACAGTGGGCAAAAGTGGCTGCCGCGAAAATCAATACGGATTACGCTGTATTGGAGAAGACAAGGTTCAGTGCTACTGATGTTAAGATAAGGGCTAGAGGAGGAGAGGCGCTTAATGTGCAGGGAAGGGATGCAATTATCATTGATGATATCATCAGCACTGGCAACACAATCATAGAAGCTGCTCAGGTGGTCAAACAGGCGGGTGCCAATAGAATTTATGTGGGATGCACACATCCAGTATTAAGCGGGAACGCTCTGTCAAAGATGTACGCTGCTGGGATAGAGGCTGTTGTTGGGACTGACACTTTCCCCGGCCCTGTAAGCTTTGTCAGTGTTGCTCCTGTCATTGCAGAGGCACTAAAGAAAGTTACTTAG
- a CDS encoding ribose 1,5-bisphosphate isomerase: MSVDEAFTTLQEMRVHGAGRIARLAAQALRDYAKGAKASNSKEYWNLVLRAGEKLKSARPTAVSLPNGVNYVLYGGRTTFESGGSVEDIRNATVNAANDFMVSSIDAVRQIGEIGARRIKNGDTIITHCNSEAAISIIKKAYDMGKGIKVYCDETRPKFQGHKTAATLAAYGVDTTLIIDSACRFFMDKADRVIVGCDAISVNGALVNKVGTSQVAVLAHEARVNFMVAAETYKIDFKTIVGELVDIEERDPTEIASKEWIAQNPKIKFNNPVFDITAPEYIDFYITEKGVVPPAGIYAMMKDLYQYR, translated from the coding sequence ATGAGCGTTGACGAAGCATTCACAACGCTGCAGGAGATGCGTGTACATGGTGCGGGTAGAATTGCAAGGCTTGCTGCACAAGCACTAAGAGACTATGCAAAAGGTGCAAAAGCGTCTAACTCAAAGGAATACTGGAACCTTGTATTAAGGGCAGGGGAGAAACTAAAATCTGCAAGACCTACTGCAGTTTCGCTTCCAAACGGAGTCAACTATGTGTTGTATGGAGGCAGGACTACCTTCGAGTCTGGAGGTTCTGTAGAAGACATCAGAAATGCTACTGTAAACGCTGCGAACGATTTCATGGTTTCCAGCATTGATGCTGTCAGGCAGATTGGCGAAATTGGAGCCAGACGAATAAAGAATGGTGACACGATAATAACGCATTGTAATAGCGAAGCCGCGATCAGCATAATCAAGAAAGCCTATGACATGGGCAAAGGTATCAAGGTTTACTGCGACGAAACAAGGCCTAAATTCCAAGGGCACAAGACTGCTGCTACACTTGCAGCTTACGGTGTTGATACTACTCTGATAATAGATTCGGCATGCAGGTTCTTTATGGACAAAGCTGATAGAGTGATTGTAGGATGCGACGCTATTTCTGTTAATGGTGCGCTGGTGAACAAAGTCGGAACTTCTCAGGTAGCCGTGCTTGCCCATGAAGCAAGAGTAAACTTTATGGTGGCTGCTGAGACATACAAAATAGACTTTAAGACGATAGTGGGCGAACTTGTAGATATCGAGGAGCGCGACCCAACAGAGATAGCTTCAAAGGAGTGGATTGCCCAGAACCCCAAGATCAAGTTCAACAACCCAGTCTTTGATATAACCGCTCCAGAATACATAGACTTCTATATCACGGAGAAAGGCGTCGTGCCGCCCGCTGGTATATACGCGATGATGAAAGACCTCTATCAATATAGATAG
- a CDS encoding transketolase, with amino-acid sequence MQVTVDHAKIEELKSMCKKIRVDIIKMLAEAGSGHPGGSLSSVEILVGLFFYKMRHDPRNPKWEDRDRFVLSKGHGVPTLYATLAEAGYFPLEELMTLRKYGSRLQGHSDNVTAPFIEVSTGSLGQGLSVANGMGLAARLQGKKWRTYVVLGDGELEEGQVWEAASTASYYKIDNVTAIVDRNGLQQNGPTEQLKSMEPIADKFRAFGYHVIEINGHDIAQVVNALDEVESIKGKPTIIIAKTIKGKGVSFMENVPGFHGKAPTKEQAVQALKELGA; translated from the coding sequence ATGCAGGTAACGGTTGATCATGCAAAGATTGAAGAACTAAAGTCGATGTGCAAGAAGATACGAGTTGACATCATAAAAATGCTTGCCGAGGCTGGTTCAGGCCATCCAGGCGGTTCATTATCCTCAGTTGAAATCCTTGTAGGGCTATTCTTCTACAAGATGCGCCACGATCCTAGGAATCCAAAATGGGAAGACAGGGACAGATTTGTGCTATCAAAGGGACATGGTGTTCCAACGTTGTATGCAACTCTTGCTGAAGCAGGATACTTCCCTCTTGAAGAACTGATGACGCTAAGGAAGTACGGTAGCAGGCTACAGGGACATTCAGACAATGTCACAGCGCCATTTATAGAGGTCTCTACGGGCTCATTGGGTCAGGGACTTTCTGTCGCAAATGGGATGGGCTTAGCTGCTAGGTTGCAGGGCAAAAAATGGAGAACCTATGTCGTGCTTGGAGACGGAGAACTTGAGGAGGGTCAGGTATGGGAAGCAGCCTCCACAGCGTCCTACTACAAGATTGATAATGTTACTGCGATAGTTGACAGGAACGGCCTGCAACAGAACGGCCCGACAGAGCAGCTGAAGTCGATGGAACCGATTGCAGACAAGTTCAGAGCCTTCGGGTACCATGTCATTGAAATAAACGGACATGATATAGCGCAAGTTGTTAACGCACTTGACGAGGTTGAATCGATTAAGGGAAAGCCTACGATCATAATCGCAAAGACGATTAAAGGAAAAGGGGTAAGTTTCATGGAGAATGTGCCAGGGTTCCACGGCAAGGCTCCGACAAAAGAACAGGCTGTGCAGGCTCTAAAGGAGCTGGGAGCATGA
- a CDS encoding transketolase family protein — protein sequence MIDLSKLSVLPIKALRDGYGETLVKLGKEDPKIICLDGDLMDSTRMQKFAKEFPQRFFEIGIAEQDMIGTATGMAFAGMTPFASTFAAFVTRCFDQLRYTLAYPKANVKFVVTHAGLGVGEDGASAHAINDIALMRSIQNFTVIVPADYTSTKMYIDWAAKYHGPVFVRLTRQDLPVLYEKESDFITGKANVLTDGSDLTIIACGAEVYEALAAAAELTKRGVKAKVVDNAMVKPLDHETILKVAKETGHVITCEDHSIIGGLGGAISEFLSENYPVPVHRVGLRDIFAISGTPRELFEHYGLSYNHIVDAAVTMKNGRK from the coding sequence ATGATAGACCTCAGCAAACTTTCAGTCCTTCCGATCAAGGCTTTGAGGGATGGATACGGAGAAACCCTAGTTAAGTTAGGAAAAGAGGATCCAAAAATAATCTGTCTTGACGGAGACCTTATGGACTCTACAAGAATGCAAAAATTCGCGAAGGAGTTCCCGCAGAGGTTTTTTGAAATCGGCATTGCAGAGCAGGACATGATAGGCACTGCAACAGGAATGGCGTTCGCAGGGATGACGCCTTTCGCCAGCACCTTTGCAGCGTTTGTGACCCGCTGCTTTGACCAGTTAAGATATACACTCGCATATCCAAAGGCTAACGTAAAATTCGTAGTTACTCATGCAGGCCTTGGTGTAGGTGAAGACGGTGCATCTGCCCACGCAATAAACGACATAGCACTCATGCGAAGCATTCAGAACTTTACAGTCATCGTGCCAGCAGATTATACATCAACTAAGATGTACATTGATTGGGCTGCAAAATACCACGGTCCAGTTTTTGTAAGACTAACTAGGCAGGACCTACCAGTTCTATACGAGAAGGAATCGGACTTTATAACAGGCAAGGCTAATGTCCTGACGGATGGAAGTGACTTGACAATAATCGCTTGCGGGGCAGAAGTCTATGAAGCACTAGCAGCAGCTGCAGAACTTACGAAGAGAGGTGTGAAAGCTAAGGTAGTTGACAACGCAATGGTAAAACCTCTAGATCATGAAACAATTCTGAAAGTTGCAAAGGAGACTGGCCATGTTATTACATGTGAGGATCATTCTATAATTGGAGGACTTGGGGGCGCAATATCTGAATTCCTGTCAGAGAACTATCCTGTTCCTGTCCACAGAGTTGGCTTAAGGGACATCTTCGCAATTTCAGGAACTCCAAGAGAGCTATTCGAGCACTACGGTCTATCGTACAATCACATAGTTGATGCTGCGGTTACTATGAAGAACGGCCGCAAGTAG
- the fsa gene encoding fructose-6-phosphate aldolase produces the protein MKIFLDTANIAQIKEANDMGLLDGVTTNPTLVSQEKEDPEVIYSTICRMVKGSVSVETTSNNTEEIIKQGHKITEYGKNATVKVACTREGLKAVKILEDSGIPCNVTLVFSPTQAFLAAKAGATIISPFIGRLDDISYNGMDLIRTIVGMLRPYDYLKKTQVLVASIRHPVHVVEAAQTGAEIATMPPKVFDMLFKHPLTDIGLDRFLKDWESVKARMAQKVISP, from the coding sequence ATGAAGATATTCCTAGATACTGCGAATATAGCCCAGATTAAGGAAGCAAACGATATGGGTCTTCTTGACGGAGTAACTACTAACCCTACTCTGGTTTCTCAAGAGAAAGAGGATCCAGAGGTAATCTACTCAACAATCTGCAGAATGGTAAAAGGCTCGGTAAGTGTTGAAACTACATCAAACAATACCGAAGAAATTATCAAACAGGGTCACAAAATTACAGAGTATGGCAAGAACGCAACTGTGAAAGTTGCCTGCACAAGAGAGGGATTGAAAGCAGTAAAGATACTTGAAGATTCAGGGATTCCCTGCAATGTTACCTTAGTCTTCTCACCCACACAAGCATTCCTAGCTGCAAAAGCTGGAGCAACAATAATTAGCCCCTTCATTGGAAGACTCGATGACATCAGCTACAATGGAATGGATCTTATTAGGACAATTGTAGGCATGCTCAGACCTTATGACTATCTTAAAAAGACACAAGTGCTAGTTGCAAGCATCCGCCATCCAGTCCATGTTGTGGAGGCTGCACAGACAGGAGCTGAGATAGCCACGATGCCCCCGAAGGTCTTCGATATGCTCTTCAAGCATCCATTGACCGACATCGGTCTCGATAGGTTCCTGAAAGACTGGGAATCTGTAAAGGCGAGGATGGCCCAGAAGGTCATTTCTCCATAA
- a CDS encoding HAD-IA family hydrolase — translation MERMFLRKPQTVNRLNNLNPMHTDKSSVRGIVFDLVGVIVDGNSRAFYRELCTKYSFNIDYQLWGELYHQVSAGEIAYSEFVRSLSSRLTISTADLETKLAKTVSSRARIIYGAFDVLLQVKKLGLRTVILTNNISEWVGIIDAKFHLSSLVEKFFVSSMINVRKPSAGAYLLSANALDIPPQHLVYVGDEDEDIRGARAAGMTTVFIPGEDRTSYSCHYKVSNIREILALPLFANI, via the coding sequence TTGGAACGCATGTTCCTTCGTAAACCGCAAACTGTCAACCGTCTGAACAACTTAAATCCAATGCACACGGATAAATCATCCGTGAGAGGTATAGTCTTCGATCTAGTTGGCGTTATCGTAGATGGTAATTCAAGAGCCTTTTACAGAGAGCTCTGCACAAAGTATTCCTTCAATATTGATTACCAATTGTGGGGAGAATTATACCATCAAGTTTCTGCAGGAGAGATAGCATATAGCGAATTTGTTAGGAGCTTATCTTCTAGGCTCACTATTAGCACTGCAGATCTTGAAACGAAACTGGCTAAAACTGTTTCGAGCCGAGCTAGAATAATATATGGGGCTTTCGATGTATTGTTGCAGGTTAAGAAACTCGGTCTGCGAACTGTTATTTTGACAAACAATATCTCTGAGTGGGTAGGCATCATAGATGCAAAGTTTCATCTGAGCAGTCTCGTAGAAAAATTCTTTGTATCATCCATGATAAATGTTAGAAAACCTTCTGCAGGAGCGTATCTCCTTTCTGCCAATGCCCTTGACATTCCTCCGCAACACTTGGTCTATGTTGGAGACGAGGATGAGGATATTAGGGGTGCAAGGGCTGCGGGAATGACGACAGTCTTCATACCCGGAGAAGACAGGACATCATACAGTTGTCATTACAAGGTTTCGAATATTAGGGAGATTTTGGCTCTGCCTCTGTTTGCAAACATATAA
- a CDS encoding DUF1800 domain-containing protein: MLDRNRRRFLKAAGATSALAAASLSVPKAAACYFDYEQMVADLPKLIASVPTIRSLTEREKIAHLLRRAGFGATEAELDAYEQKGLDRTITELVNYPVSEPKLEDAISKLNLRMDRLADVQTWWITRMVLTERPLLEKMVFFWHGHFATSIRKVNNVSYMLQQNQFFRSNALGDFREILLGISKDPAMLVWLDSNSNRKGAPNENYGRELLELFSMGIGNYTESDVKEAARAFTGWHVDNQKGAFVFNSRLHDDGLKTFLGRTGNFDGTDIIDIDVQQLATAKFISKKLFSFFAYENPEPEILGKLADVYFKSNRSIKAIVEAILRSEEFYSPKGVFTMVRSPVDLVVSARRLAGGQINIGAMVAAMRRSGQELFAPPDVSGWETGIEWISTARLLERFNYGATVAGAAANGTDIVSQARAKRIVDPVALADFVSTRILQRYPQEERRRYLERLARESLGTSPNNQTIERATRSLIAVITATPEFQLE, encoded by the coding sequence ATGCTGGACAGAAACCGCAGGCGATTCCTAAAGGCTGCAGGAGCTACGAGTGCTCTGGCAGCAGCAAGTCTATCAGTTCCTAAGGCTGCAGCGTGCTACTTTGATTATGAGCAGATGGTGGCAGATCTTCCAAAATTAATCGCGTCTGTCCCGACAATAAGGTCACTAACTGAAAGAGAAAAAATCGCTCACCTCCTTAGAAGAGCAGGTTTCGGTGCGACCGAAGCTGAACTTGATGCTTATGAGCAAAAGGGACTTGACAGGACAATAACTGAATTAGTGAATTATCCTGTTTCGGAACCGAAACTTGAGGATGCGATCTCAAAACTGAACCTGAGAATGGACAGACTAGCAGATGTGCAAACTTGGTGGATAACTCGGATGGTTCTAACTGAGAGACCTCTGCTCGAAAAAATGGTCTTCTTTTGGCACGGACATTTCGCCACATCGATTAGAAAGGTTAACAATGTTTCTTACATGCTTCAGCAGAATCAATTCTTTCGTTCAAACGCTTTGGGCGACTTCAGAGAAATCCTGCTGGGAATTTCAAAAGATCCCGCAATGCTAGTATGGCTGGACAGTAACTCCAATCGCAAGGGCGCACCAAACGAGAACTATGGCAGGGAGCTTCTAGAACTGTTCAGCATGGGGATAGGCAATTACACAGAGTCAGATGTCAAAGAAGCAGCTCGGGCATTTACTGGATGGCATGTGGACAATCAAAAAGGGGCATTTGTCTTCAACTCGCGACTGCACGATGATGGCTTGAAAACCTTCTTAGGCAGAACTGGAAACTTTGATGGAACGGACATAATCGATATAGACGTTCAGCAGCTAGCAACTGCAAAGTTTATTTCGAAAAAGCTTTTTTCGTTTTTTGCTTATGAAAATCCCGAGCCAGAGATCTTAGGTAAACTTGCAGATGTCTATTTCAAGAGCAATAGAAGTATAAAGGCGATCGTCGAAGCAATCCTCCGTTCTGAGGAGTTTTACTCGCCAAAAGGTGTATTTACGATGGTTCGGAGCCCTGTCGACCTAGTAGTTTCAGCAAGGAGACTAGCTGGAGGGCAGATTAACATTGGAGCTATGGTGGCCGCCATGAGGAGGAGTGGGCAGGAACTCTTCGCCCCTCCAGACGTGTCTGGCTGGGAGACTGGTATTGAATGGATTTCTACTGCTAGGCTTCTGGAGAGGTTCAATTATGGAGCAACTGTTGCTGGAGCTGCAGCCAACGGAACTGATATTGTTTCCCAAGCAAGGGCTAAAAGGATCGTCGATCCTGTTGCATTAGCGGATTTTGTTAGCACAAGAATCTTACAGAGGTATCCCCAAGAAGAAAGGAGGCGTTATTTAGAGCGGCTCGCAAGAGAGTCTCTCGGCACCAGTCCAAATAATCAAACGATAGAGAGAGCTACAAGGTCACTCATTGCAGTGATTACCGCGACGCCAGAATTTCAGCTAGAGTGA
- a CDS encoding diphthine--ammonia ligase, translated as MAERSVRRMKAAICLSSGGKDSTLSLHIAHSRGIMIKALLTVIPEDPESMLYHTHNVHLVENIAVSTGLPWIPVQAKKNSEEESLQEALKNIDADYLVTGGIASNYQKEKFDRVCRNAGKEHYAPLWGISAKELYSKILENKMDVIIVSVAAYGLGEEWLGQHLDRQSVEKLLRLSARYRFNPVGEGGDLDTFVLDAPLYKKRIEIKKATKKWYGDRGKLQIQGVEYVQK; from the coding sequence ATGGCAGAGAGATCTGTAAGGAGAATGAAGGCCGCTATTTGCCTGTCGTCTGGAGGGAAGGATTCTACCCTCTCTCTGCACATAGCCCATTCAAGAGGGATAATGATAAAGGCCCTCTTGACAGTCATACCAGAAGACCCTGAAAGCATGCTTTATCATACTCACAATGTGCATCTGGTCGAAAACATAGCCGTTTCGACAGGTCTACCATGGATACCCGTTCAAGCCAAGAAGAACAGCGAAGAAGAATCGTTGCAGGAAGCGCTGAAGAATATCGATGCAGATTACTTGGTTACTGGGGGGATAGCGTCAAACTATCAGAAGGAAAAGTTCGACAGGGTATGCAGAAATGCAGGGAAAGAGCATTATGCTCCGCTATGGGGCATTTCTGCAAAGGAACTATACAGCAAGATTCTTGAGAATAAGATGGATGTGATAATAGTCTCTGTAGCTGCCTATGGCCTTGGGGAGGAGTGGCTCGGGCAGCATTTAGACAGGCAAAGCGTGGAGAAACTGCTCAGGCTTTCAGCCAGATATAGATTCAACCCCGTAGGTGAGGGCGGTGACCTCGACACCTTCGTCTTGGACGCCCCGCTGTACAAGAAGAGGATTGAGATAAAGAAAGCTACAAAGAAATGGTACGGCGACAGAGGGAAACTGCAGATTCAGGGAGTTGAATACGTCCAGAAATGA
- a CDS encoding DUF554 domain-containing protein, with amino-acid sequence MSLCSSCDQCSYLLGTFVNAIAIIVGTLVGASLGAKIQERYSRIVMRFLGLVTMFLGVQMLAGFSNIIVPILSLLGGSALGYSLHIDRAINNFVSKLSKHGQGGRGFIVASVLFCVGPMSIIGSLEDGLHNNPSILLTKAGLDGVSSVALSATFGISVMLSALLVFLLQGSITLASTYASSFLTHQLVSNLTTTGGALVLVIAANLLGFDKLKVENLLPSLLMVAILSLLNLP; translated from the coding sequence ATATCTTTGTGCAGTTCATGCGATCAATGCTCATATTTGCTTGGAACCTTTGTAAATGCGATCGCGATAATAGTTGGAACTCTTGTTGGAGCCTCGCTCGGTGCAAAGATACAAGAAAGATATTCTAGGATCGTCATGCGGTTTCTGGGTCTTGTTACAATGTTTCTAGGCGTACAGATGCTTGCAGGGTTTAGCAACATAATTGTACCTATTCTGTCATTGCTAGGTGGAAGCGCGCTAGGCTATTCTTTGCACATTGACAGGGCTATCAATAATTTTGTTTCAAAGCTCTCCAAGCATGGGCAGGGAGGGAGGGGATTTATTGTAGCCTCTGTGCTGTTCTGCGTAGGCCCCATGAGCATAATCGGTTCTCTTGAGGATGGTTTGCATAACAATCCAAGTATACTGCTTACAAAAGCTGGGCTAGACGGAGTTTCATCAGTAGCTTTGAGTGCAACCTTTGGAATAAGCGTCATGCTCTCCGCACTTCTGGTCTTCTTACTGCAAGGCTCGATTACATTAGCTTCCACCTACGCTTCATCATTCTTGACGCACCAACTAGTTAGCAACTTGACTACAACAGGCGGCGCTCTGGTGCTCGTGATTGCTGCTAACCTGCTCGGTTTTGATAAACTCAAAGTTGAGAATCTCTTGCCATCTTTGCTAATGGTTGCAATTCTTAGTTTGCTGAATCTTCCATAG
- a CDS encoding NAD(P)H-hydrate epimerase: protein MEVTPEEMMRIEDRGEALGISKLLMMENAGAAVAQYITQKFIPFSNKHIVVVCGTGNNGGDGLVCARHLAGLLQGLDVFLLGDREQVKTAEAKVNLEIILRMKSLKLYDTNSTNFSWQLKKSLTKASIIVDAIFGTGVKGAIKEPHVSAIRMINESKGYKIAVDIPSGLDPLTGIVGDSCVKAQTTITFHAAKKGLVGKKEIVGELIVAPIGIPPDAEL from the coding sequence ATGGAAGTAACTCCAGAAGAGATGATGCGGATCGAGGACAGGGGTGAAGCTCTAGGCATTTCGAAACTCTTGATGATGGAAAATGCAGGGGCTGCGGTTGCGCAGTATATTACCCAAAAATTCATACCTTTCTCTAACAAGCACATAGTGGTAGTTTGTGGGACAGGAAACAACGGCGGGGACGGCCTTGTATGTGCAAGACACCTTGCAGGACTGCTGCAAGGTCTGGATGTTTTCCTACTTGGTGACAGAGAACAGGTCAAGACAGCAGAGGCGAAAGTGAATCTAGAAATAATTCTTCGCATGAAGTCATTAAAACTTTACGATACTAACAGCACGAACTTTTCCTGGCAACTCAAAAAATCTCTCACTAAAGCAAGCATAATAGTAGATGCGATTTTCGGGACAGGCGTTAAAGGCGCCATAAAGGAGCCGCATGTATCAGCGATAAGGATGATAAACGAATCAAAGGGTTACAAGATCGCTGTTGATATACCTTCAGGTTTGGATCCTTTAACTGGTATCGTGGGTGATTCATGCGTAAAGGCACAAACGACAATAACCTTCCACGCAGCCAAAAAAGGACTTGTAGGAAAAAAGGAGATTGTTGGAGAGCTTATTGTTGCTCCGATAGGAATCCCTCCCGACGCAGAACTCTAA